One segment of Mycolicibacterium sp. YH-1 DNA contains the following:
- a CDS encoding DUF4190 domain-containing protein — translation MTDGPDQPSRGSEPAPQSSPPAVDPHTAVDYPPNPGLPPPYPPPYAGGYAYGPDPYGPYRPTKPYGTNGKAIAALVTSLAGLTFCGVPSIIGLIIGIIAMRETRRTGQDGYRLALVAVIIGALVAVGILLYLLLMLAMFVSDYSAV, via the coding sequence ATGACCGACGGCCCAGATCAGCCGTCGCGCGGCTCCGAGCCTGCGCCGCAGAGTTCACCGCCGGCCGTCGACCCGCACACCGCTGTCGACTACCCGCCCAACCCTGGCCTGCCGCCGCCGTATCCGCCGCCATACGCCGGCGGATACGCCTACGGCCCCGACCCATACGGCCCGTACCGCCCCACGAAGCCGTACGGCACCAACGGCAAGGCGATCGCGGCCCTCGTCACATCCCTGGCGGGCCTGACGTTCTGCGGCGTGCCCTCGATCATCGGTTTGATAATCGGCATCATCGCCATGCGCGAGACGCGGCGCACGGGTCAGGACGGCTATCGCCTGGCGTTGGTCGCCGTCATCATCGGCGCCCTGGTCGCGGTGGGCATCCTGCTGTACCTCCTGCTGATGCTCGCCATGTTCGTCAGCGACTATTCAGCGGTCTAG
- a CDS encoding lytic transglycosylase domain-containing protein: MHIGGRAAITTARRCASRVMRTPAFGVAVIAPLVLVGAVGASSPIPKHAISADGYTPLAAVANTGGGQAGAAVVAATKPFKPVRIAAANGSPPPPPIVMAPVGSMRIPIMALNAYRNAERMMASAYPGCGVSWNLLAGIGRIESLHANGGATDSNGTPVQPIYGPTLDGTLAGNEVIVQSVQAGRVTYARAMGPMQFLPGTWARYASDGDGDGKADVQNLFDSTLAAARYLCSGNMNLRDQSHVLASILRYNNSMAYAQNVMGWAAAYATGVEPINLPTISGTPPPISDRHLDARPEGLGPGLPFNATGLPASDPLAVTPLFDIGRVNTAGQIGVPGAAPGPLPGPSESAPQQNCQVFCIQSRTPAPQPGALLPAVPPPAVLPPPPPPAAPFLPLFAPPPPPPPAPLFPPPPAPPAVAVAPPAPGAPSAT, from the coding sequence GTGCACATTGGGGGGCGCGCAGCCATCACGACAGCGCGACGGTGCGCGAGTCGCGTAATGCGCACGCCGGCCTTCGGCGTAGCCGTCATAGCCCCACTCGTCCTCGTTGGAGCCGTCGGCGCGTCGTCGCCCATCCCCAAGCACGCAATCAGTGCCGACGGATACACGCCGCTGGCCGCCGTGGCGAACACCGGCGGCGGGCAGGCAGGAGCGGCCGTCGTCGCCGCCACCAAGCCGTTCAAACCGGTCCGGATCGCAGCCGCCAACGGATCGCCGCCCCCACCGCCCATCGTGATGGCCCCTGTCGGCAGCATGCGCATCCCGATCATGGCGCTCAACGCGTACCGCAATGCCGAACGCATGATGGCCTCGGCATACCCGGGGTGCGGCGTGAGCTGGAACCTGCTGGCGGGTATCGGACGCATCGAGTCGCTGCACGCCAACGGCGGCGCCACGGACTCCAACGGCACCCCCGTTCAGCCGATCTACGGACCGACCCTGGACGGCACACTGGCCGGCAACGAGGTCATCGTGCAGAGCGTGCAGGCAGGCCGGGTGACCTACGCACGCGCCATGGGCCCGATGCAGTTCCTGCCCGGCACGTGGGCCCGGTACGCATCCGACGGTGACGGCGACGGCAAGGCCGACGTGCAGAACCTGTTCGACTCGACGCTGGCCGCGGCGCGCTACCTGTGCAGCGGCAACATGAACCTGCGCGATCAGTCCCACGTCCTGGCGTCGATCCTGCGGTACAACAACTCGATGGCCTACGCCCAGAACGTCATGGGCTGGGCCGCGGCGTACGCCACAGGCGTGGAGCCGATCAATCTGCCCACGATCAGCGGAACTCCGCCCCCGATCTCCGACCGCCACCTCGACGCCCGGCCTGAGGGACTCGGACCGGGCCTGCCGTTCAACGCCACCGGCCTGCCTGCATCGGACCCGTTGGCTGTGACACCGCTGTTCGATATCGGGCGGGTCAACACGGCGGGCCAGATCGGCGTACCCGGCGCGGCCCCGGGACCGCTGCCCGGACCGTCAGAGAGCGCGCCGCAACAGAACTGCCAGGTGTTCTGCATCCAGAGCCGGACACCGGCGCCACAACCGGGCGCGCTTCTGCCTGCTGTGCCGCCACCGGCGGTGCTGCCACCGCCACCCCCGCCGGCTGCGCCATTCCTGCCGCTGTTCGCGCCTCCGCCGCCCCCGCCGCCTGCGCCGTTGTTCCCACCACCCCCGGCGCCCCCGGCAGTTGCTGTGGCGCCGCCGGCCCCCGGCGCACCGTCGGCCACCTGA
- a CDS encoding DUF1003 domain-containing protein gives MSDLSARQRLDTPRTSRRRLTPQFDVEAAGRFGESFARFLGTGRYLAIQTVFVIVWILLNLFAIGLAWDPYPFILLNLAFSTQAAYAAPLILLAQNRQENRDRVSLEEDRRRAQQTKADTEYLARELAALRLAVGEVATRDYLRRELEDIRDLINQLQPPVDAATKSKDKKSKGAARTEHSNP, from the coding sequence GTGAGCGACCTGTCGGCACGCCAGCGTCTCGACACGCCCCGCACGTCGCGGCGGCGGTTGACACCGCAGTTCGACGTCGAGGCGGCCGGCCGGTTCGGGGAGTCGTTCGCACGCTTCCTCGGCACCGGACGCTATCTGGCGATCCAGACCGTCTTCGTCATCGTCTGGATCCTGCTGAACCTCTTCGCAATTGGGCTGGCATGGGATCCGTACCCGTTCATCCTGCTGAACCTCGCGTTCTCCACCCAGGCGGCCTACGCGGCGCCGCTGATCCTGCTCGCCCAGAACCGGCAGGAGAACCGCGACCGCGTCTCGCTCGAGGAGGATCGCCGCCGCGCCCAGCAGACCAAGGCCGACACCGAGTACCTCGCGCGCGAGCTCGCGGCGCTGCGTCTGGCCGTCGGCGAAGTGGCCACGCGCGACTACCTCCGCCGTGAACTCGAGGACATTCGTGACCTCATCAATCAGCTTCAGCCACCCGTTGACGCGGCGACCAAGTCGAAGGACAAGAAGTCCAAGGGCGCTGCTCGGACCGAGCACAGCAACCCCTGA
- a CDS encoding magnesium transporter MgtE N-terminal domain-containing protein yields the protein MAAVNRVYAARLAGMVVLGPDGESIGRVRDVVVSISVVRQQPRVLGFVVELLTRRRIFVPILRITAIEPNAVTLTTGNVSLRRFAQRPGEVLVLGQIVDTRVRVKDPELPNLEGVDVVVADLAIEQVRSRDWVVTRIAVRSHRRIGRRTTVHVVDWQNVIGLTPSALALPGQGVAQLLAQFEGQRPIEVADAIRDLPAKRRYEVVNALDDERLADILQELPESEQIELLEQLDTERAADVLEEMDPDDAADLLGEIGAPRAEALLARMDPEDSEPVRRLLKHSPDTAGGLMTSEPVVMAPDTTVAEALARVRDPDLTPALASLAFVVRPPTATPTGRYLGCVHLQRLLREPPAALVGGILDADLPTLTPDMSLAALTRYFAAYNLVCGPVVDEEKHLLGAVAVDDVLDHLLPHDWRVSAEEPELPTSSSTPGGQS from the coding sequence ATGGCGGCGGTGAACAGGGTCTACGCGGCCCGGCTTGCGGGGATGGTGGTGCTCGGCCCCGATGGCGAGTCCATCGGCCGTGTTCGCGACGTCGTGGTCAGTATCAGCGTCGTTCGCCAGCAGCCACGTGTCCTGGGCTTCGTCGTGGAATTGCTCACGCGCAGAAGGATTTTCGTACCGATTCTGCGGATCACCGCCATCGAACCCAACGCGGTGACACTGACGACGGGCAATGTGTCCCTGCGGCGCTTCGCACAGCGGCCCGGTGAGGTCCTCGTGCTCGGTCAGATCGTCGACACCAGGGTCCGGGTGAAGGATCCGGAGCTGCCGAATCTCGAGGGCGTCGACGTGGTCGTCGCCGACCTCGCCATCGAACAGGTCCGATCGCGGGACTGGGTGGTGACCCGGATCGCGGTGCGCAGCCACCGCCGCATCGGCCGCCGCACAACGGTCCACGTGGTCGACTGGCAGAACGTCATCGGGCTGACACCGTCAGCGCTGGCGCTGCCCGGCCAGGGCGTGGCACAGCTGCTCGCGCAGTTCGAGGGCCAACGCCCCATCGAGGTCGCCGACGCGATTCGTGACCTTCCCGCCAAACGCCGCTACGAGGTCGTCAACGCTCTCGACGACGAGCGGCTGGCCGACATCCTGCAGGAGCTGCCGGAGAGCGAGCAGATCGAGCTTCTCGAGCAGTTGGACACCGAGCGTGCCGCCGATGTTCTCGAGGAGATGGACCCCGACGACGCCGCCGACCTGCTCGGCGAGATCGGCGCCCCCCGGGCCGAGGCGCTGCTGGCCCGGATGGATCCCGAGGACTCCGAGCCGGTGCGGCGGCTGCTCAAGCACTCCCCCGATACCGCGGGCGGTCTGATGACGTCTGAACCGGTGGTGATGGCGCCGGACACCACCGTCGCCGAGGCCCTGGCCCGAGTGCGGGATCCCGACCTGACCCCCGCGCTGGCGTCGCTGGCCTTCGTGGTCCGGCCGCCGACGGCGACCCCGACCGGCCGCTACCTGGGCTGCGTTCACCTGCAACGCCTACTGCGGGAGCCGCCCGCGGCCCTGGTCGGCGGCATCCTCGACGCCGACCTGCCCACGCTGACCCCCGACATGTCGCTGGCCGCGCTGACCCGGTACTTCGCCGCCTACAACCTGGTGTGCGGACCCGTTGTCGACGAGGAGAAACACCTGCTCGGCGCCGTCGCCGTGGACGACGTCCTCGATCACCTGCTACCCCACGACTGGCGCGTCAGCGCCGAGGAGCCCGAGCTGCCGACCAGTAGCTCGACGCCCGGAGGTCAGTCGTGA
- a CDS encoding CoA ester lyase, which translates to MNNLYRPRRTCLSVPGSSDKMIEKAKQLPADEVFLDLEDAVAADAKEAARTRVAAALAEPGWAGQLRGVRVNDWTTPWTHADVIEVVSTAGAQLDLVVLPKVSDVSHVQALDLLLTQLEITHGLPVGRIGVEAQIENAQGLTNVDAIAAAPRVQALVLGPADMMASLNMRTLVVGEQPEGYDVGDAYHHILMRILVAARTHGINAIDGPFLKVRDVEAFRRIAGRSAALGYDGKWVLHPDQIVAGNEIFSPRQDDYDHAELILEAYEWHTSHAGGARGAVMLGDEMIDEASRKMALVIAGKGRAAGMARMAARFEPPA; encoded by the coding sequence GTGAATAACCTCTATCGCCCCCGTCGAACGTGTCTCTCGGTTCCGGGTAGTAGCGACAAGATGATTGAGAAGGCCAAGCAGCTGCCCGCCGACGAGGTGTTCCTGGACCTCGAGGATGCCGTCGCCGCGGATGCGAAGGAGGCGGCCCGCACCCGCGTGGCCGCGGCGCTGGCTGAGCCGGGATGGGCCGGTCAGTTGCGCGGTGTGCGGGTCAATGACTGGACCACGCCGTGGACGCACGCCGACGTAATCGAGGTGGTGTCGACGGCAGGTGCGCAGCTCGATCTCGTGGTGCTGCCGAAGGTGTCCGACGTGTCCCACGTCCAGGCGTTGGATCTCCTGCTGACCCAGCTCGAGATCACGCACGGTCTTCCTGTCGGTCGGATCGGCGTGGAGGCGCAGATCGAGAACGCCCAGGGGCTGACCAACGTTGACGCCATCGCCGCCGCACCGCGTGTGCAGGCGCTGGTGCTGGGGCCCGCCGACATGATGGCGAGCCTGAACATGCGCACCCTGGTGGTGGGTGAGCAACCCGAGGGCTACGACGTCGGCGACGCCTACCACCACATCCTCATGCGCATTCTCGTCGCAGCGCGCACGCACGGGATCAACGCGATCGACGGGCCGTTCCTGAAGGTTCGCGATGTCGAGGCGTTTCGCCGGATCGCCGGCCGCTCGGCTGCGCTCGGCTACGACGGCAAGTGGGTCCTGCATCCCGACCAGATCGTGGCGGGCAACGAGATCTTCAGCCCTCGCCAGGACGACTACGACCACGCCGAGCTGATCCTCGAGGCCTACGAGTGGCACACGTCGCACGCTGGCGGTGCCAGGGGAGCGGTGATGCTCGGTGACGAGATGATCGACGAGGCGAGCCGCAAGATGGCGCTGGTGATCGCGGGCAAGGGCCGGGCCGCCGGGATGGCCCGGATGGCAGCGCGGTTCGAGCCGCCGGCGTAG